The following coding sequences lie in one Brachionichthys hirsutus isolate HB-005 chromosome 15, CSIRO-AGI_Bhir_v1, whole genome shotgun sequence genomic window:
- the LOC137904386 gene encoding serotransferrin-like has translation MTTPLLLAALLTCLATVIAVPAARVKWCVKSQQENLKCMNLAATHPVFACVVRQNTLECIIAIEAGEADAITLDGGDIYLAGLKNYDLQPIIAEDYGPSSETCYYAVAVVKKNSNFNIRDLKGKKSCHTGLGKSAGWNIPVGTLLSLGLLEWSGTEDSPVSEAVQNYFLASCAPGAERGSKLCQLCKDDCSRSQAETYYDYSGAFQCLKDGVGQVAFVKHLTVPENEKSDYELLCKDNTRAAIDDYERCHLAKVPAHAVVTRKDQALADLIWTSLTSVQESQLFSSVGYEPAKNLIFKDSTTKLVRLPSSMNTFLYLGAEYVSIIHSLKRERNPASASPAIKWCAVGSDEKTKCDEWSIFSAINGAPAVECQTASTFEGCLGKIMRKDADAVAVDGGQVYTAGKCGLVPALVEQYDKGKCGNSGESASSYYAVAVVKKSSKLTWEKLRGKKSCHTGIGRTAGWNVPMGIIHEELQHCNFSSFFSSGCAPGASPDSTFCKQCVGSDKSVGDEAKCKASAEERYYGYAGAFRCLLEDAGDVAFIKHTTVQENSGGNGPPWASGANTADYELICPNKAPVEVSEYASCHLAVVPAHAVVTRPDIRDKVVNVLLDQQIKFGSDTSDWKMFQSETSKNLLFKDSTKCLQEVPLGTSFDKFLGPEYMNAIKSLRECSETTPELEKACSFHSCQRKN, from the exons ATGAcgacccccctcctcctcgctgcgcTGCTCACATGCCTCG CCACCGTGATTGCAGTTCCCGCTGCTCGGGTGAAATGGTGCGTAAAGTCACAGCAAGAAAATCTAAAATGTATGAACCTCGCAGCCACACATCCCGTGTTCGCCTGCGTGGTAAGACAGAATACCCTCGAGTGTATCATTGCAATTGAG GCTGGTGAAGCAGATGCCATCACTTTGGATGGCGGGGACATCTACCTTGCTGGACTGAAAAACTACGACCTGCAACCCATTATCGCCGAGGACTACGGCCCCT CCTCCGAGACCTGTTACTATGCTGTTGCTGTGGTGAAGAAGAACAGCAACTTCAACATCAGAGATCTCAAGGGCAAGAAATCCTGTCACACCGGTTTGGGGAAATCTGCAGGCTGGAACATACCCGTTGGAACCCTGCTAAGCTTGGGTTTGTTGGAATGGTCAGGCACTGAGGACAGCCCTGTGAGCGAAG CGGTGCAAAACTACTTCTTGGCCAGCTGTGCCCCTGGGGCAGAAAGGGGCAGCAAACTCTGTCAGCTATGCAAAGATGATTGCTCCAGATCCCAAGCGGAGACTTACTATGACTACAGTGGAGCCTTCCA GTGTCTAAAAGACGGCGTTGGACAAGTTGCTTTTGTGAAGCATCTCACTGTACCTG AGAATGAGAAATCCGACTATGAGCTGCTGTGCAAGGATAACACAAGGGCCGCTATCGACGACTATGAAAGGTGCCACCTGGCCAAAGTGCCCGCACATGCTGTTGTCACACGCAAGGACCAAGCGCTGGCTGATTTAATCTGGACAAGCCTCACCTCAGTGCAG gaatctCAACTCTTCTCCTCTGTTGGCTATGAACCTGCCAAAAATCTAATATTCAAGGACTCAACAACGAAGCTGGTGCGGCTGCCTTCAAGCATGAATACCTTCCTGTATCTGGGTGCTGAGTACGTCAGCATTATCCATTCCCTCAAGAGAG AGCGAAACCCAGCCTCTGCTTCTCCTGCCATTAAATGGTGCGCTGTTGGTAGcgatgagaaaacaaaatgtgatgagTGGAGCATTTTCAGCGCTATCAATGGAGCCCCTGCCGTTGAATGCCAGACTGCCTCCACGTTTGAGGGATGTCTGGGAAAAATTATG CGAAAAGACGCCGACGCAGTTGCAGTTGATGGAGGACAGGTGTACACAGCCGGCAAGTGTGGTCTTGTTCCTGCTTTGGTGGAGCAGTATGATAAAG GGAAATGCGGCAATTCTGGAG AGTCAGCATCCTCTTATTATGCCGTCGCTGTGGTGAAGAAGAGCTCAAAGTTGACTTGGGAGAAGCTGAGAGGAAAGAAGTCTTGTCACACAGGAATCGGCAGAACGGCTGGCTGGAACGTGCCCATGGGCATAATCCATGAAGAGCTTCAACACTGCAATTTCA GCAGCTTCTTCAGCAGCGGTTGTGCCCCTGGAGCAAGCCCCGACTCCACGTTCTGTAAACAGTGTGTGGGCAGTGACAAATCTGTGGGAGATGAGGCCAAGTGCAAAGCCAGCGCTGAAGAGCGGTACTACGGCTATGCCGGCGCCTTTAG ATGTCTGCTTGAAGATGCCGGTGATGTTGCcttcatcaaacacacaaccgtTCAAGAAAACAGTGGTG GTAATGGTCCACCATGGGCTAGTGGTGCGAATACTGCCGACTACGAGCTCATCTGCCCTAATAAGGCACCAGTGGAAGTCAGCGAATACGCCTCTTGCCACCTGGCTGTGGTTCCGGCACATGCTGTGGTGACTCGTCCAGATATCCGTGACAAGGTTGTCAACGTTCTCCTGGACCAACAG ATCAAGTTTGGTAGTGACACGAGTGACTGGAAGATGTTCCAGTCAGAAACGAGCAAGAATCTTCTCTTCAAGGACTCCACTAAGTGTCTCCAGGAGGTTCCTCTTGGAACGTCCTTTGACAAATTTTTGGGACCAGAGTACATGAATGCCATCAaatcactcagagagtgcagtgAAACCACCCCAG AGTTGGAAAAAGCTTGCAGTTTCCATTCCTGCCAGCGGAAAAACTAG
- the eif4g1a gene encoding eukaryotic translation initiation factor 4 gamma 1a produces the protein MNKPPQPIVGPTSVPNPSQSPGLTQAAYGPGQLPSLVFATPPPPQMNSAPQPRQFGAGPRTLHQQGGYRALQSFYQSRTAMPTSAPRVQTNSGPRPVGPTHVYQANSQMMVISQQQLSFASTPQGYFIPPAQYRAPYITPTQQYPVNNGTAGFYPGTTPAEYPAYEPSLTTRERRGGGGRGGGRENGRLSLHGAPLTPQRYPAGAYYPAQPQYTQSVQPTSVMINPAQQQQPAPPPQQPPAQSQAPPKRERKQIRIRDPNQGGRDITEEIMSSGRSSTTPTPPQVSIADAGPVQTNGEVIQPVSTVAEGDESTEDGETPPPPAIADMESVVESQQEMDDQITPPAEFDAQFATPACASPTLALLNEDQPSPLPQAATAALTPPPAEAEQEDAKVSDTVDASDSPSPASAAQEEPAETEETPAAPPEETQEGEQKSTDEGPNVELEEQQACAKLEPAVEVEATLDDVSQEEATTQVEDEISPPPASEQETAAPQIKTISPTATPESDPAPAETTEPLLSNGLPHDAEELSEDMTFPDTTSLKNADASQSQESTPVVKMTAPAQERVEEDDEVENSEEAPPTTARIPTEESTTMQAATFVPKKKTMKEFNKKEAIGDLLDAFTEEQDGEPASEPASTQADPPPVVPAEPAAEAADETQEDKEEKQNAELDEPKSTSESSEQKSQCEDEKVKAGNPGQKKHYDREFLLSRRFVSIGLIKPEGLPLIGEVILEKPNTTPLRPPDPSRLMNVGPDFTPSYLGNLGSRSMGGPRGPLPVPRRSLQGPRKEPRRIISSLSLNNEVQLNKAENAWKPSTKASAVTRGSEMEDDPEQAKTLALFKRLRSILNKLTPQRFQELMKQVTDLTIDTEERLKGAIDLIFEKAILEPSFSVAYANMCRCLLGLKVTIPDKPGVQVNFRKLLLNRCQKEFEKDQADDEIFDKKQKELETAKDEEERERLAAELEESRNRARSCSLGNIRFIGELFKLKMLTEAIMHDCILKLLKNHDEESLECLCRLLSTIGKDLDFERAKPRMDQYFHQMDRIIKEKKTSSRIRFMLQDVLDLKKNNWVPRRADQGPKTIEQIHKDAEMEEHREQVKVQQLISKKDGGRMGGNMGGRGPHSAAGGRPSQPQDEGWNTVPISKNRPIDTTRLSKITKPGALDFSNQLLAPGGKGMWGSWGKGSSGGTGAKPATGEPDAGRPTTSTLNRFSALQQSGSSLSSTDSDRRIPLRSSSSRERGGDRDRANRDRERLDRSEGRQGRDDGSGRNYPASKRSFSRESVERVRDGEGGRASTEPVRRVSSMIDDRGSRDRGSRDRGPNADLSVKRGDTPPLPPPTTTTPPLPKSALTEEQVEKKSNAIIEEYLHIKDLKEATECVVELDSASLLYLFVRSAVESTLERSTVAREQIGLLLQHLVKETMLPPQQYYKGLEEILEAAEDTSIDIPHIWLYLAEIITPMLHEGGIPIGQLFREISKPLVPQGRAGTLLVHILHLLCKGMTSEKVGAMWAEAGLNWREFLAEDQDVSKFVGDEKVEYTLEEEAGSKVADKKKVLTGEQISKHLERLLQDKADNQRLIDWIEANLDEEQTASNQFVRVAMTSVCQSAIICDNLYCVDGQQISLRASLLQKYLSDEHKELQALYAVQALMAHMEQPANLLRMFFDSLYDEEIIKEGAFYKWESSKDPAEQTGKGVALKSVTAFFTWLREAEEESDRD, from the exons ATGAACAAACCACCTCAGCCTATAGTGGGGCCCACTTCTGTCCCGAACCCGTCACAATCCCCGGGATTGACACAG GCGGCCTACGGCCCCGGACAGCTCCCTTCTCTTGTTTTtgccacccccccacctccgcAAATGAACTCTGCACCACAACCGAGACAG TTTGGTGCAGGCCCCCGTACTTTACACCAACAG GGGGGATACAGAGCGCTGCAG AGTTTCTATCAGAGCCGAACAGCCATGCCCACCAGTGCTCCAAGAGTACAGACGAATAGTGGCCCACGACCTGTCGGACCCACTCACGTCTATCAGGCCAACTCCCAGATGATGGTGATTTCCCAGCAACAACTGTCTTTCGCTAGCACTCCTCAGGGCTACTTCATCCCACCTGCACAG TACCGGGCCCCATATATAACCCCCACCCAACAGTATCCTGTGAACAATGGCACAGCGGGCTTCTATCCAGGAACTACCCCCGCTGAATACCCTGCTTATG AGCCCTCTCTTACTACGAGGGAGAGGCGGGGTGGTGGGGGGAGAGGGGGTGGGCGAGAGAACggccgtctctctctccatggTGCTCCTCTCACCCCTCAGCGCTACCCTG CAGGAGCGTACTATCCAGCTCAACCGCAGTACACGCAGTCTGTCCAGCCCACGTCGGTCATGATTAACCCCGCCCAGCAACAGCAACCAGCCCCGCCGCCTCAGCAACCACCCGCACAGTCACAAGCCCCGCCGAAGAGGGAACGCAAACAG ATAAGAATACGAGACCCCAACCAGGGAGGGCGTGACATCACAGAAGAGATTATGTCGAGTGGGAGGTCCTCCACCACACCGACCCCGCCACAG GTCTCCATAGCAGACGCAGGTCCTGTTCAGACCAATGGAGAAGTTATTCAGCCCGTCTCTACGGTGGCTGAAGGAG ATGAAAGTACGGAAGATGGTGAAACCCCACCACCTCCCGCCATCGCAGATATGGAGTCTGTGGTGGAGTCCCAACAAGAAATGGACGACCAGATTACACCGCCTGCCGAGTTCGACGCACAATTCGCCACCCCTGCATGTGCTTCTCCGACGCTCGCCCTGTTGAATGAGGACCAGCCGTCTCCCCTCCCTCAAGCAGCGACGGCAGcgctgactcctcctcctgctgaggCGGAACAGGAAGATGCTAAAGTTAGCGACACGGTAGACGCTTCTGACAGCCCCTCGCCAGCATCGGCAGCACAAGAGGAGCCTGCCGAAACGGAGGAAACGCCGGCAGCTCCGCCTGAGGAGACGCAAGAAGGGGAACAAAAGAGCACGGATGAAGGGCCGAATGTGgaactggaggagcagcaggcctGTGCTAAGTTGGAGCCTGCAGTTGAGGTTGAAGCCACACTTGATGATGTCTCGCAAGAAGAAGCGACGACGCAGGTCGAAGACGAAATATCTCCGCCGCCGGCCTCTGAACAGGAAACTGCTGCTCCTCAAATCAAGACTATTTCCCCAACCGCTACGCCGGAATCCGATCCCGCACCGGCTGAAACTACAGAGCCTCTTCTGTCCAACGGCCTTCCTCACGACGCCGAGGAGCTCTCTGAGGACATGACATTTCCAGACACTACGTCCCTGAAAAACGCTGACGCTTCTCAATCTCAGGAATCCACACCTGTGGTGAAAATGACAGCACCGGCACAGGAAAGGgta gaagaagatgatgagGTGGAGAACAGCGAGGAGGCCCCTCCCACTACTGCGCGCATCCCTACAGAGGAATCTACTACTATGCAAG CTGCCACATTTGTGCCAAAAAAGAAGACGATGAAGGAGTTCAACAAGAAAGAGGCCATTGGAGACCTCCTGGATGCCTTTACggag GAGCAGGATGGCGAGCCTGCCTCTGAACCCGCATCCACTCAGGCCGACCCTCCCCCCGTTGTTCCGGCTGAACCTGCTGCCGAGGCGGCAGATGAGACCCAGGAGGAtaaagaggagaagcagaatgcAGAACTCGACGAGCCAAAATCCACGTCCGAGTCAAGCGAGCAGAAATCCCAGTGCGAAGACG AAAAAGTAAAGGCAGGTAACCCCGGACAGAAGAAGCATTATGACAGGGAGTTCCTCCTGAGCCGCCGGTTTGTCAGCATCGGCTTGATCAAACCCGAAGGCCTGCCTTTAATTGGGGAAGTGATCCTTGAAAAG CCAAACACAACTCCACTCCGACCTCCTGACCCGTCTCGACTGATGAATGTCGGCCCCGATTTTACTCCTTCGTATTTGGGCAACCTTGGGAGCAGATCAATGGGGGGGCCACGAGGCCCG CTGCCCGTGCCACGTCGTTCCCTGCAAGGTCCAAGGAAGGAGCCCAGGAGAATCATTAGCAGCTTGTCTCTCAACAATGAAGTGCAGCTTAACAAGGCTGAGAATGCGTGGAAGCCCTCGACGAAGGCGTCCGCTGTCACCCGCGGCTCGGAAATGGAAGACGATCCCGAGCAGGCCAAGACTCTCGCGCTGTTCAAGCGTCTCCGCAGTATCCTGAACAAGCTCACGCCTCAGAGGTTTCAGGAGCTAATGAAGCAGGTGACCGACCTGACGATAGACACGGAGGAGAGGCTTAAAGGAGCCATCGATTTGATCTTTGAGAAGGCCATCTTGGAGCCCAGCTTCTCTGTCGCCTACGCCAACATGTGCCGCTGCCTTTTGGGG TTGAAAGTCACCATCCCAGACAAGCCCGGAGTTCAAGTCAACTTCCGCAAACTTCTGCTCAACCGATGCCAGAAAGAGTTTGAAAAGGACCAAGCTGATGACGAAATATTtgacaagaaacaaaaagagttGGAGACTGCGAAAGAC GAAGAAGAGCGCGAGCGCCTTgcagcagagctggaggagTCCAGAAATAGGGCTCGCAGCTGCTCACTGGGGAACATTAGGTTCATCGGGGAACTCTTCAAGCTGAAGATGTTGACGGAGGCCATCATGCACGACTGTATTTTGAAACTACTGAAGAATCATGACGAGGAGTCCTTGGAGTGTCTCTGCAGGCTGCTTTCCACGATTGGAAAAGACCTCGACTTTGAAAGGGCCAAG CCTCGAATGGATCAGTATTTCCACCAGATGGACAGAATcatcaaagagaagaagacTTCATCCAGGATCCGTTTCATGCTCCAAGACGTGTTGGATCTTAAAAAG AACAACTGGGTGCCTCGTCGAGCTGACCAAGGTCCCAAAACCATCGAGCAGATCCACAAGGACGCGGAGATGGAAGAGCACAGGGAGCAAGTTAAAGTCCAGCAGCTCATATCCAAGAAAGACGGAGGCAGGATGGGCGGGAACATGGGGGGCCGAGGTCCTCACTCCGCAGCGGGTGGCAGGCCGAGCCAGCCGCAGGATGAAGGGTGGAACACCGTGCCCATTTCCAAGAACAGACCCATCGACACCACTCGCCTGAGCAAGATCACAAAG CCTGGCGCTCTGGATTTCAGCAATCAACTGTTGGCTCCAGGTGGGAAGGGCATGTGGGGAAGCTGGGGCAAAGGAAGCAGTGGAGGAACGGGAGCGAAACCAGCAACCGGTGAGCCAG ATGCCGGACGCCCTACAACCAGCACACTCAACCGCTTCTCGGCCCTGCAGCAGTCCGGTTCTTCGTTGTCATCAACAGACTCCGATCGCAGGATTCCTCTGAG GTCGAGCTCCAGTCGCGAGCGTGGCGGCGACAGGGACCGGGCGAATCGCGACAGAGAGCGGCTCGATCGCAGCGAGGGACGGCAGGGCCGCGATGACGGGAGCGGCCGGAACTATCCAGCCAGCAAAAGAAGCTTCAGCAGAGAGTCGGTGGAGCGAGTGAGAGATGGCGAAGGCGGCCGGGCCTCGACCGAACCTGTGCGACGCGTTTCCAGCATGATTGACGACCGgggaagcagagacagaggaagtcGGGACAGGGGTCCAAACGCAGATCTGTCAG ttaAGCGCGGGgacactcctcctcttcctcctcctactACCACTACTCCTCCTCTGCCGAAATCTGCATTGACCGAAGAGCAGGTAGAAAAGAAATCGAATGCCATCATTGAAGAGTATCTCCACATCAAAGACTTGAAG GAGGCGACGGAATGCGTGGTAGAACTCGACAGTGCCTCGTTGCTCTACCTGTTTGTACGGAGCGCCGTAGAGTCGACGCTGGAGCGCAGCACTGTCGCCAGAGAGCAGATCGGTCTGCTGCTGCAACATCTTGTAAAGGAAACGATGCTGCCGCCACAGCAGTACTACAAAGG gctagaagagatcctggaagCCGCAGAAGACACATCCATAGATATACCTCACATCTGGCTGTACCTCGCCGAGATCATTACCCCCATGCTTCACGAGGGGGGGATCCCCATAGGGCAGCTCTTCAG ggaGATCTCGAAGCCTCTGGTGCCTCAGGGGCGGGCTGGCACGCTGCTGGTACACATCCTCCATCTGCTTTGCAAAGGAATG ACGTCTGAGAAGGTCGGAGCCATGTGGGCGGAGGCTGGCCTGAACTGGAGAGAATTCTTGGCCGAGGATCAAGATGTCAGCAAGTTTGTTGGTGACGAG AAAGTGGAGTACACCCTAGAAGAGGAGGCGGGGTCAAAGGTAGCTGACAAGAAGAAGGTCCTCACTGGAGAACAGATCAGCAAACACCTGGAGCGACTCCTGCAGGACAAAGCCGACAACCAGCGTCTCATCGACTGgattgag GCTAACTTGGACGAGGAACAAACCGCTTCCAACCAGTTCGTTCGGGTGGCGATGACTTCCGTGTGCCAGTCGGCCATTATTT GTGATAATCTGTACTGCGTGGACGGACAGCAGATCAGTCTCCGGGCCAGTCTGCTGCAGAAATACTTGAGCGATGAGCACAAGGAGCTTCAGGCCCTTTACGCCGTCCAAGCTCTGATGGCTCACATGGAGCAGCCGGCCA acctGCTCCGGATGTTTTTTGACTCATTGTACGACGAGGAAATCATCAAGGAGGGGGCCTTCTATAAATGGGAATCGAGCAAAGATCCTGCAGAGCAAACGGGCAAAGGTGTCGCTCTGAAATCGGTCACCGCTTTCTTCACCTGGCTCCGTGAGGCTGAGGAGGAATCTGATCGGGACTAA